A portion of the Cryptomeria japonica chromosome 5, Sugi_1.0, whole genome shotgun sequence genome contains these proteins:
- the LOC131076633 gene encoding wall-associated receptor kinase 2 gives MSVQMQMHCRVVIRFLICVCLVGLTTAKCVPEKCGSMNVSYPFWINSSKCGYPENDFQITCKEDEDTGMLTPFFRAAVLNSSDGFLYSHYFKIMKIDYEGHLIINSSSLRANSCDTQTTKRNLFWPYWSFTLSKSNRLVVVGCETVGTYSYGDMGEARCVSICASQSDQPYCRHGCCEINVPDNWSFINFTGGGGVFNLTDYNESVCGFSTIMDPSTFTIVDNKTNLFWGKGRKAYYGLRLNWGIGSQSCSTVKPTANYSCSIKAECIESPSGDGHVCRCLPGYQGNGYYNGTDCTDINECTSYTNRSMCIETEKGGICHNLAGSYNCSCAKGYVGDGFRNGTRCMRTHSNRVVFPAIIGSVSSFGAVCLAACLLVWWLRKRHLKLVEAKYYQLLQKHIASTVGRESLTIFPAKEMARSSNNYSSEMVLGTGGFGTVFKGTLLDGTLVAIKKSKQALNLEGDHEFLNEVAILSQINHRNIVKLLGCCIQTKFPLLVSEFVPNGTLFEHLHYKEGSLTWASRLQIAIETGEALAYLHSGACQPIFHRDIKSSNILLNERLSPKVADFGISRLISASNNTHVTTNIMGTTGYLDPEYFQTYQLTEKSDVYSFGVVLVELLTSLKPFSAERGSEEMSLSSVFLSRLNHNRLREILDSKVLEEENLQEMEDMARIARECLHIERKKRPSMKEVVEELICVRGKTRKMKFHDSVKCDNAIFEQTNIFREASQTSHEFRSYTFPSTVGSTSEEPFTEPVPMSTLSK, from the exons ATGTCGGTGCAAATGCAAATGCATTGCAGAGTTGTGATTCGATTTCTAATTTGTGTCTGTTTGGTGGGCTTGACTACTGCTAAATGTGTTCCTGAAAAGTGTGGTTCCATGAATGTGAGTTATCCCttttggattaattcttcaaaatgtgGATACCCTGAAAATGATTTTCAGATCACATGCAAGGAGGACGAAGATACTGGGATGCTCACTCCGTTCTTTAGAGCTGCTGTACTTAATTCTTCAGATGGGTTTCTTTATAGCCACTATTTCAAGATTATGAAGATCGATTATGAGGGTCATCTCATCATAAACTCTTCTTCTCTAAGGGCCAATTCGTGTGATACACAGACTACTAAGAGAAATTTATTTTGGCCATATTGGTCTTTCACTCTTTCCAAGTCCAATAGATTGGTAGTTGTTGGCTGCGAAACAGTTGGCACCTACAGTTATGGGGATATGGGAGAGGCTAGATGTGTATCAATATGTGCTTCTCAAAGCGATCAACCATACTGCCGCCATGGCTGTTGTGAAATTAACGTTCCAGATAATTGGTCATTTATAAATTTCACGGGCGGAGGTGGTGTGTTTAATTTGACCGACTATAACGAATCCGTGTGTGGCTTCTCCACCATAATGGACCCGTCCACCTTCACCATTGTGGACAATAAAACAAACCTCTTTTGGGGAAAAGGCAGGAAAGCTTATTACGGTCTCCGCCTTAATTGGGGTATTGGCAGTCAGAGTTGTTCAACAGTTAAACCAACGGCCAATTATTCTTGCTCCATCAAAGCAGAATGCATTGAATCACCCTCAGGAGATGGGCACGTATGCAGATGCCTTCCTGGATATCAAGGAAATGGTTACTACAATGGCACTGATTGCACAG ACATAAACGAATGTACCAGTTATACAAACCGGAGTATGTGCATTGAAACAGAGAAAGGGGGAATATGCCATAATTTGGCAGGTTCCTACAATTGTTCATGTGCTAAAGGTTATGTGGGAGATGGCTTTAGAAACGGGACAAGATGCATGCGCACACATTCAAATCGGGTTGTCTTTCCTGCAATCATAG GATCCGTCTCTTCGTTTGGGGCTGTCTGTTTAGCAGCGTGTCTTTTGGTTTGGTGGCTAAGGAAACGCCACTTGAAACTTGTGGAGGCCAAGTATTATCAGCTGTTACAGAAACACATAGCTTCTACGGTGGGGAGAGAAAGCCTGACAATTTTTCCTGCCAAAGAAATGGCAAGATCTTCTAATAATTATTCAAGTGAAATGGTATTGGGAACTGGTGGGTTTGGAACTGTGTTCAAGGGTACTCTGTTAGATGGTACTCTTGTGGCTATTAAAAAGTCCAAGCAAGCTTTAAATCTGGAAGGTGACCATGAGTTTCTTAATGAAGTTGCTATTCTCTCCCAAATAAATCATAGAAATATAGTGAAATTGTTAGGGTGCTGCATCCAAACTAAATTCCCTTTGTTGGTATCTGAATTCGTTCCGAATGGAACGCTCTTCGAACATTTACATTACAAGGAGGGGTCTTTAACTTGGGCTTCACGTCTGCAAATTGCAATTGAGACGGGGGAGGCTTTAGCATATCTACATTCTGGAGCATGTCAACCCATTTTCCACCGAGATATAAAATCGTCTAATATTCTTTTGAATGAGAGACTCTCTCCCAAAGTTGCAGACTTTGGGATTTCTCGTCTCATCTCCGCTTCCAATAACACACATGTAACCACTAATATAATGGGGACAACGGGTTACTTAGATCCTGAGTACTTCCAAACATATCAACTCACCGAAAAAAGTGATGTATACAGTTTTGGTGTAGTCCTGGTTGAGCTTTTAACATCTCTCAAACCCTTCTCTGCGGAAAGGGGGAGCGAGGAGATGAGTTTATCTAGTGTTTTTCTATCCAGGCTCAACCACAATCGCCTCAGAGAAATCTTAGATAGCAAAGTATTGGAGGAAGAAAACCtgcaagaaatggaagatatgGCAAGGATAGCAAGAGAATGCCTCCATATAGAAAGGAAGAAGAGACCGTCAATGAAAGAGGTGGTGGAGGAACTTATTTGTGTAAGAGGCAAGACAAGAAAGATGAAATTCCATGACAGCGTAAAGTGTGACAATGCAATATTTGAGCAGACAAATATTTTCAGAGAAGCATCACAAACGTCACATGAATTCAGGAGTTACACCTTTCCATCTACAGTTGGAAGTACATCAGAGGAGCCATTCACTGAACCAGTTCCGATGTCGACACTGAGTAAATGA